The stretch of DNA TCATTTCTCTCCTcatattctctttcttttcactCATGTTTGCCCAATCTCATAGGGTTTTCATGTCCTAATTGTAGATTTTATTCCCACAAGCTCATGCTTTGAAGCTCCATATAATATACGATGTGATATCATCTTTGTCTCTTCGGAAGACTTTCTGGTGAAGAAAGGCCAGACAATAGCAGCCAAAAAGTTATCTTATATATGATCCACATCCTCTGAAAAATCCAAAACTCATTATCAGACTAATAAATACATCAATAGTACTTTTCGATCCAATTCAGTGTTGGAAGGTTAAACAAATCCAACTTATGAAGACTTTTGTGCATTCTAGGAAGAAgactttttgattttttaagtcttttcattttcaaagttgTCTTTCAATATTCTCTAATAATGtgtccatttatttttttaagaaaataagaaaagtatAGATAAATTTAGATCCTTAATTATAAAACTCAGACTTGTAGTTTCTATAAATTATGGTCGACATGATCTCTCTTATTTGGATAAGtgttcaataattaattaagtgggATTACATAGCTAGACATGATCCAAACCCTGCAAAAACGACAAAAGTTCCAATTCTACAAACCCATTAATCCAACCTGAATAACCAAAATACCAAAACCCTTCGACTCAATTaaactaaatataataatatttttcaacgcAACGTCCCAGAGTATAtgaatataatgaaagcaaCGAAAAAATGACTCATGATATCTTCCCTACAAGTTGTAGTTTCTCTCGAACAATGTGGCAATCTAATTATATATGCTTGGTCCTTTCATGGTGAACAAGATTAGAAGTAATATCAGAAGCAGGTTTACTATCAGTATACAATAATGCAGCTTGGGAATGAAGAACATTTGAGTCAGCCAGAAGGTAGAATAGCCATTGAATCTCACAAGTTGTAGATGCTAAAGCCCTGTATTCAGATTCAGCAGATGATCTACTAACAGTGGgttgcttctttgatttccaagagaTAAGAAAATCTCCTATAAAAACTGTGAAACCAGTCACACTTCTTCTAGTATCTAGGCAACCACCCCAATCACTATCAGAATATGCTTTTAAATGTAAGGGAGATGCTGTAAATATGAAAATCCCTTGACCTGGTGTGGATTTGATGTATCGAAGTACTCTCTCAGCAGCTTGAAGATGAATGGTGCTAGGAGTGGCCATAAACTGACTTAAAAGCTTGAACTGAGTAAGCTAAGTTAGGTCTGGTTATAGTAAGGTACAATAATCTGCCAACAAGTCTTCTATATGAAGTAGGATAAGATAGAGGGGGAGAGGAATCACTTGCACCTAGCTCTAGGGTAGATTCCATAGGAAAAGCTACTGGTTTACAACCAAAAAAGCCACTATCTTGCAAGATATCAAGGGCATACTTCCTTTGACACAATGTGATGCCCTTGGCTGATCTAGCTACTTCTATCCCTAAGAAGTATTTTAATTCTCCTAGATCCTTAATTGTAAAAGAATCATGTAAAAATTTCTTTACAAGATTGATTTGATCAATGCTATCAGAAGCCAGAAtaacatcatcaacataaatgagCAAAACTATGAAACCTGATGAGGTTTGTTTGATAAATAGAGAGGAATCTGATTTCCCTTGAGTAAAACCATATTGAATTAGAAAAGAGGACAGTTTGGAAAACCACTGGCTTGAGGCCTGTTTCAAACCATAAAGGCTTTTCTTAATTTTGCATACTCGAGGGTCATTTGAAGATGAATATCCTGGTGGTAACTGCATATACACTTCTTCATCGAGGTCTCCATGCAAAAAAAACATTCTTTACATCTAgttgatgtaaatgccaatGCTTTATGGCAGCAACAGCAATTAAAACTCTTAAAGTTGCCATCTTTGCAACAAGAGAAAAAGTACCAAAAAATCAAAGTCTTCCTGTTAAGTGTATCCCATTGCTACTAATCTAGCCTTATACCTCTCAACTGAGCCATCAACTTTGAATTTGATACGataaacccatttacaacctATTGCAATCTTATTTGGAGGTAAAATAGTAAGTTCCCAAGTGTTACTGATTTCAAGAGCTTTGATTTCTTCTGCCATTGAGGATGAAAAATGGCTTGTTTAAAGGTTTTGAGTTCAAAATTGGAAGAAACAGCAGATACAAAGGCTTTATATTTAGGGGACAATTGGgaattagaaagaaaatcaaGTATAGAAGTAAGGCTTACCAAAGAAAATAGGAGAACTACAGCTGAGAGATGCTTGAGGTACTGAAGTTGTCTGAGTCATTTTATCACAGTAAAAGTCTTGCAAATATGCAGGAGGATGCATGATTCTTTCAGACCTTCTAAGATtttcaatttggaaatttgaagGCTCAGGCTGCTGGGTGTATCAGAAGGTATTTCAATAAGTGTATCAGAAGGTTGTTGAGTAAATGGCATATTAGATTGTGTTGAGTCATAGATTTGAGGAAAGTTAGGAAAAATGAAAGGTGTATGGATAGTATTTGGTATGGAAGGAAATATGGATTCATGAAAGACCACATTTCTGGATACAAAGGTTTTAAGAGTGAGAAGATCAAGGACTTTATAACCTTTGATGTTTGGTGGATAACCCAGAAAAAGACACTTTGAGGCTCTTGGTTGGAATTTGTTTTGATGATTGATGATTGTGCTAGCAAAACACAAGCAACCAAAGACCTTAAGATAGTTATAATCTGGTGGTTTTTGAAACAGAAGGAAGTATGGAGTCTGATTTTTGAGAATAGATGAAGGAGTTCTATTGATGATATGTGTAGCAGTTAATACACAATCAGTCCAGCAAGAAAGAGGTAATTTTGATTGGAAAAGCAATGCTCTAGCTACATTTAATAGGTGTTGATGCTTTCTTTCAACCCTTCCATTTTGCTGAGGTGTTTCAACACAAGAAAGTTGATGAATTATGCCATGTTCTTGATAAAAGACAGGCATTTTAAACTCTTGTCCATTGTCTGTTCTAATGATTTGAATGATTGTGTTGAATTGAGTTTGTACATAGGTAACAAAGTTAGTGAGAATAGCTCGAGTATCTGTTTTAGTTTTCATGGGATAGAGCCAAGTGAAACGAGTGTAGTCATCTACAATTGTAAGAAAGTAATTGTAGCAAGAATATGATGTGGTGGAAAAGGGACCCCAGATGTCAGAATGTATCAATTGAAAAGCTTTATTTGAATGGCTATTTGATACAAGAAATGGTAATTTCTTTTGCTTAGCTAATGGACAAATTTCACAGACATGATTATGAGTAACTTGTACAATAGGATCTGATGCACTAATGATTTGCAATCTTGCAGATGGGATGTGTCCTAATCGAAGGTGCCAAATATCATAATTGATATTACAATTGTTTGCTAAAGAAGTAGAAGGTGAATTGATTGAAATAGGTACTTCACTCTTTGCTTTAGCAAAAGACTTATGTAAGTGATATAGACCAGACTTTACTTCAACAAGCCCAATCATCTTCCAGTTGTTGAGGTCCTGTAGAacacatttggattgaaaaaagaaCAATCCAATAGAATTTTCTTTAGTTAACTTTGAAGTAGAAATGACATTAACATTGAAAGAAGGAA from Juglans regia cultivar Chandler chromosome 4, Walnut 2.0, whole genome shotgun sequence encodes:
- the LOC108984214 gene encoding uncharacterized mitochondrial protein AtMg00810-like, translating into MATPSTIHLQAAERVLRYIKSTPGQGIFIFTASPLHLKAYSDSDWGGCLDTRRSVTGFTVFIGDFLISWKSKKQPTVSRSSAESEYRALASTTCEIQWLFYLLADSNVLHSQAALLYTDSKPASDITSNLVHHERTKHI